Below is a window of Humulus lupulus chromosome 9, drHumLupu1.1, whole genome shotgun sequence DNA.
ATCGAATTCCAAGACCTCTGTTTCAGAGTGTTCAAGACGAGAAGAAGAGCCTTTAGTTGACGATGTTGCTGCTCGAGCTGTGGTTTCCATACTTAGCGGCTATGTGGGAAGGTACATTAAGGACGTGACTTTCCGGGAAAATGTTCGGGAGAAGTGTACTTCTTGTTTGGTCAGGAGGAAAATGGATTTGGATGATGGGATTTTCGCAAACTTGAAACTGGGTTTTGAGAGTGTAGATAAGTTGATGGAAGACAAAGGGAATAGGAAAGAAATAAGGATGAAGACTGTACGGAATGCGGTTCAGCTTTTTAGCACTGTTGCTGCTCTAAACACAAAGAAAACGAAGAATGGTTTGAGTTGTGGAATACCCAATTCACATCTCTCTTCTTGTGCTCAATTCTACTTGGCCATTGTTTATAAGATTGAGAAACATGATCGAACATCTGCTAGGCATTTGCTTCGAGCTTTCTGTGATTCACCATTTTTGGCCAGAACCCATTTGGCTCCTGATCTTTGGGAACATTTCTTTCTCCCACATCTTCTTCATCTCAAGGTTTGGTATACCAAAGAGCTTGATTATTTAAGAGATTTTGACTATGGAAATAAGGAGAAGAAAATGAAAGCTTTGAGTGAGGTTTATAACGACCATATGGATAAGGGAACAGTTGAGTTTGCTTTTTACTACAAAAAGTGGCTTAAAGTTGGGCTTAAATCCCCTGCTGTTCCCCAAGTCCCTTTGCCTGAAAGGCCTTATAACAAATCATCCAGAAGATCAATGGATTCCTCTAGTACACAATCCTCAATTAACAACTTGTAAGTACTAAAACTTAACATACGAACTTAAGTGATTATCTGTGTAAATTATAATTGTATGGCTTATGTTGTAGTTGTATATTTTGCTAATATGGTTATCTGTTTCAATATTGTCACCACAAGATATCGTGCTGTATTTGGATCGATAGCTGAGGGTCAATCTTCGAACGATGATAATCGAAATGGAGACTTGAAGGGTTTGTGGGGTTTAGTGGAAGAGGAAAACCAGTGTGCAGATAAGGATAACTACAACAATATTGGCAGTTTTCTTCACGTGAGTTATTCTATCTTCATCTAAAAGTTTATCAGTTTTTTAGATCAATTGTATTTGAGAATATACTTTCTGAATTTTATAGGGAAACCACTCGAGTCGAAGATCTTCATGCCAACTTGAAAGAAATCAGAAATCTGAAACATGGAGAGATACTCAAAAACCAGACAAGTTTAGATTAATTACTTGCCAGAACACAGTGGCAGTACAAATAGAATGCTTGCTAAATGGGAATTCTTTATCAAAGAATAGCTCTGTCCGGAAAAAGGAGGAAAATACTTATCTTCCAACCAATTTAAGCAGAGCCATTGCCTCCATTTGCTCTTCTAAAAGTCTAAGAGAGTGTGAAGTTGCAATCCGTGTCATTACCAAAGCTTGGTTGGATTCAAATCTTGATCCTGTCATTGAAGCAGCATTGTCCAAATTACCTGCTATTGAGGGAATGCTTGAGGTGTTGTTCGCTTCTGATGATGATGAAGTTTTAGAACTAGTGATATCAATTTTAGCAGAACTTGTAGTGAAGAACGAGATGAATAGATTAATTGTACTGAATTCTGATGCACAGCTTGAAATCTTCATGAGACATCTAAGAAGTAACAGCCTGTTTCTAAAAGCAGCTGTTCTTCTTTACCTGTCGAAGCCAAAGGCAAAGCAGATGATATCAGTAGAGTGGGCTCCATTAGTCCTTCGAGTTATAGAGTTTGGAGACCAGATGCAGACTCTTTTCACAATACAATGCCGTCCTATAGTGGCGGCATTTTACCTTCTAGACCAACTTCTTACAGGTTTTGATGAAGACAGAAACTTAGATAACGCGAGACAAGTTGTTTCTTTAGGCGGATTAAGCTTGTTGGCATCAAAAATTGAAAGAGGGGATGCTGTTGAGAGGACCAATGCTGCTGTGTTCTTATTGTGTTGTATTCGAGCTGATGGAAGCTGTCGAAACTACTTAGCTGACAGTTTGAACATTGATTACGTTCTGGAACTCATTGTACTCGAATGTCACAAGAATCCAAGTGGATCAGCATTTTCTTTGTTGATGGAATTACTCTGCCTTAGTAGGTAAGgacatatttttaatataattcagAATCGTCTACCTACCATCTGTTTCCAATTCTAATCAGTTGAGGAATACCTTTGCAGAAGAACACAAATACATACAATCTTGGACAGACTGAAAGACGGTTGGGGAGGCTTGAACACTATGCACATATTTTTTGTTCATCTCCAAAAGGTTCCACTTGAAGAACGCCCGCTTGTTGCAGTGATATTATTACAGCTTGATATCCTGGTAATGTTTTTGTCCTTAAGAAAATAACAATTGGCATCCAATAAAGGAAAAGTTACAAGTTTCAAAGATTCGTCAACCATGAATAATTGTCAGTGCCcaatttagtaatttaaattaTATTCATTTTCATACCTTGGTAGTTCCCACATGGAGTAGCAGTTTTGTGCAGGGGGGTCTTTCAAAGTGCAGCATCTACAGAGAAGAAGCAGTTGAAGCAATTATAGCAGCTTTGGATTGTCAAGCATGTCATGAAAAGGTTCAAGAGCAATCAGCTAAAGCTCTTCTAATGCTAGGTGGTAGGTTCTCTTACACCGGGGAGGCTTCAATTGAAAGTTGGCTCTTAGAACAAGCAGGTTTTCATGAGTGTTCAACTTCAGGGAACTCTTATCAGAGACCGGAAAATGTAAGCTTATCACAATAGCTCTTTGCTGTTTCCCTAGTTTTACTTTCTTAATGATCGGTTTGTTTTCTGTGATTTATTAAAATGATTAGAGAGAAAAGGAAGATGCAGCGGAAAAGTGGCAAAGGAAAGCAGCTTCTGTCTTTTTCAAGAGTGGCAACAAGAGATTACTGGCTGCCCTTTCGGATTGTATAATGAATGGAATCCCTTGTTTAGCTAGAGCTAGCCTTATTACGGTTTCATGGATGTGCATCCTTCATTTGATCAAAGATGAAAATATGCAGACAATGGCATGGTCAGTTCTTGTGCCACAGTTGGTAGCATCCTTGGATTTTGACAAAGATGTAGAGGAAAGAGTGCTTGCATCGTTTTCGTTACTAAATCTTACCAAGAGTTCAGGTATATCCATATACTTGTGTTCAATTCCACACTCAACAATACATACTGCATACTCAGACCCAACATAAGCTAAAACTAATTGGTTAGGCCTCGTTGCAAAAAATCTTCATTCTTCCAATTTATCAATTAAAACTCATCTGGAACTAGGCTAAACCAAATAACTAGGCCTCTAGATTGATATTGGGATGCCTATAATAATCAATAATAAATAGAAGTACTGAGATATTTTTCAAAATCTTGAGTTTGTAGCAGCAAAAGAACTAAAGGTGTCATTTTGCTCTCAAAATATTTCTCTCTAAATTCCTTCCTGTCACAAGTACATATTACTCCTTTTGTTTCGTTTATTAGTCGATTATTAACCCTTATTGTTTTATCTATGTTGGAAAATTTGCAGAAGAATGTAAATCAATGCTCTTATCAACGGAGAAAGGTCAGTTGGTCAGCCATCTAAAACACCTTCGTTTAGTAACATGGACAGCCGAGGAGCTTCTTATGATCATCTCAAGCTGATTATACTCAATATAGTGCCTAGATTGGGATATTTTATTATCCCCGGGAATTTGAAGATTACCTTTTTATATCGTTGTGTAGAATGTGTTTTATTCTTTGACTTTACCCAATAAGAGTTTGAAATCTCAATGTATCATGTTTATGTTGAGTAATATAAATCTACAATTATATTACGGCATCGTCAAAAAATTTCATTTGAAATCCTTTGGTTGGTTTCACACACAAGCTACATACATCCATACACAcatccacacacacacacacacacacacacatatatatgtaCTTTCTCTTCGtgctatctatctatatatatatatatatggagttACAAATTCTCTAAAGTTTGAGGGTCAAAGTGAGATTAATTAATAGATTGGACCCTAAGAATGTAGACCAATGTATCCTCccaaaaaataaatgataataataaaacaaacaagGTAATGCAATTGGTGAGGTTATTACTAGTTGTGCAGACAGCTCAAGTTCCAATTCTAAAGCAGAACGAACAATCAACCACGCAACTATTTTGGGTTGCATACATTCAAATTGATGCCACATTGCTTTCAGTATCCACAAAACAGCCATCAGAAACAACATCTTCTATATGTACAACGACTGTAACAATCTACAGTCATGTGCCTTAACTTTAAACCAGAAAAGGTCCCCCCCACTATAGATACTTGCTCCCTTCAAGAAAAAGACAATGGCCATGTGTCATTCCCATTGTTAAAATTCGTTTTCATTCTTGCTTGAATTTTGATAGGGAGAGAAAAGGTAAGAAAATATATAACTGTGAAAAAATATTGGATTTATTTTATCAGAAAATTTTCTGGTAGggcttttcttttttcttttttacatcTCAGATTGCATTTCCCATTTTATTTACAAAACTAACTgagaaataaatatttacaataatATCAAATCAAGTATACCAAAATATGaagtttttttttgggaaaattaCAAATGGTACGGTATTTGAGAAAAAAAGTCTAAATATACGATTATATAAGTTTATTACAAATTTACGGTATAATTGTTATTTCTCCTATTTGTAACTTCTGCTTTAGTCTCCATCTACAAATTAATTCTTTGTTTTTGCTGAATCACCCATCCAATGATTCCAACAGTagtataaatgttttttttataatatgctacttttatatataaatatatatcaactAAATTTATTTTGTCTTTTTGCTAATATTTTCCATTTTTTTTGTCTTTGTAGTCTACATTTTTTTTCCTATatctcttttttttgttttttttaatattttacttTTTACTTGATATTTAAATAGGTTAACAAAGCATTATATAGACAAAACAATTATAATATTGCTTTAAGAAAACATATAATATTACTATTAAAAATAAACTTATTTTAATTAAGTCAATCAATAAATTAGTAATATATATGTTGAGAGATGTTATAAAAATAACAAaggataaataattaaaaaaaattgatcaaactaaataaatttatgttttatttattgctTTCGAATTCAATATCCATGAttactaaaaaaaatcaatatctaTGAGTTACATTAGTTATtggtttaataattatatattacaatataGTTAATGATcgtcacaatattattattttaatatttttaaattagaattataaatctttgttacaattatgctaataaaaattatataatgtttttgtaaatattagttacaaaatatattttctaattatAAAACTAGTTTAAGaaacttttgttacaaaaataaattttttagttacaatttaatctctttttaaactaattttttaaatattaattacaaaaatgtaaaaattgTTTACCATTTAATAATAgatgtttacaaatttgtaacaaataTTTACAATTGTAACAtgtatttacaaatttgtaatagattttcatatattttttatattttaatgtatttttgtagatttcccttaataaagtgttttataaataatgaatatcttaaatttatatttttgagttgtatagtataaataagatggttcctgtaattttttggtataatattataacaatatgaaaaaatatattatttttatgtaaattttggttacgatctcttaacaataaattattttcgtaaatgttagttacaaaaaataTCTTTCAAAGTTATGAAACTAAATTTGTAAACTATtggtacaaaaataaaaaatttagttacgaatttgttcgtaagttttatgtaaaaaaaaaatacaattctaaaactgatttttgtaaatattatttacaaacatgtaacagatgtttacaattttgtaacagatatttacaagtttgtaaacgttgatcacaaaaaattgtattttaccaCTTTTATTTACAATTTTTCCACTCCGTATTTACGCTTTTGCCACTCCGTGTTTTTATCAAAAAAtttcgtatttttgtaatgtaccgtatttttcatattttttttaactcttagtgtatttttgtaaattaccctttttttttaaacaaaagttcTTAGAGCTTGTTCAAGCTTTCTTGATCTTGTCATTttcaattttcttatttttttttaagcaTTTTGTGTTGTATCTCATTCTTCTTTGTATTATTCCCAATAGGCATGAACTCACCCCCATCCTAAAAcgtaaaaaatttaaatttaaatgactGAGTCTGAGTCGGACGTTAACAACCAAATTGCAAATACCGAAGAGAGAGAACAGATCAACAGGGTGGTACTAGACCTAGCTTCAGAACTTAGGCAATACATTTAAACATATTCTCAATCAACTCTCTGACCCCACGCACATATAATGCATGCATTAAAGTAAAAGAAGCAAACAAGCTATAAAGCGCACCAAATACAAATACCAAAGGTTCCCAGGAGTCACATAAAAGTCAGCAGAGGAAAATCAAATTAGGATAAACAAACTAAATGTGAATGtagttcaaaattcaaatccacaAACGTACGGCATCTAGCGCCATATCCTACCACGTACTCCTAAACCTTCATCACTTTACTCAGATAGATTATTGACTCAAACTCATTATCTCCACGCACAAACCTCTCCTCAACCAAAAGGGAGAGGAGAAGAGCACCATTTCCATAACCTGTCAAACAAAAAACATTTGGTCCTTCAGTTTATCGTGCAATTTGATTGAATTCTGGACAAGTGAAGGTGAGGGGCACGACCTAGTGACCGTCTCTACAGTTTCCTGGTACTTTCTACCTCTGTATGCAGCGAGGTGGGCATAGAGCACCGGTGGGACCACCGAGACAGGTTTGGTGCAGCGAGCCAAGGAAAAACACATATCAAAGACGAGCTTCTGTAATTGGACAGAAGTAAATTTGTGCTGATCATACAAGACATGGTAGTGAGTGGGCTTGCTAGTCCCAATGCTACCATGGTGACTGCACAGGTAGAAATCAAACTCAAATGGGTGAACGATTGTTTCCTCCACAACTGTGCCAGGGAGAACATTATCCATTAATCCACGGGAATTCTTACGGAACAAACGAGTTTGGTGGCGCTTCTGGGCAACAATAAGAGTGACAGTTGGGTGATACTTTTGAAGAGCAAGTTTTTCTTTCAGACCACTTAACTCTTCATTGAGAACCATATTGAACTGGCCCTCACTGACCCCATCACGGAAGATGATAATTTTCTTTGGTTTGACTTTATTGAGTCGTTGATAACATTCAATAAGCTCCAAACACATGTCCGCGAATTCAGCAATTTTCTCAGTACGGCACTCTTGGGTTCTCACTCTTGCAGCATAGCGGTAAGGAGTGGGCCAATTCATTGAGGCAGCAACAGCAGCTATGGATGGGCTTGTGGTCGTATTCCGAGAGCCAGGATGGTTGACATCAGCCCCTATAAACATTACATGCTCTGAAACAGTCAGAATGCCAAGATGGCAATCCATCTCTACCTGCATATTTATGCCTCCAAGCTTGGCATTAATCTTGAGAGCAAGGTTGGCAAGATAATTGCCGTCTACTTTGTTTGCACGATTAGCCAAGCAACACTGTGTCACAACACCTATTTTTGTTTCAGCGATCCACTTCAGATACTTGTAACCTGGGTCTTTTCTAGACATTACACAAAGAATAAGTTGCAAGGGGCCTTCAAGCTTCGGGCGAGCAGCTTTAAGCTGGATATCAATAAACTGACCAAGTGTTTCCACGCTAGAGAAATTTTCCATTGATCCTGCTCCATATGCCGGATTTTCCGCTATACTTATATCCAATTCTCGGCATCGCCTTGTAAACTTCGGCAAGAAATTTGTGAATTGTAGTTTGTTTCCTTGCTTCTGTTCTTCACTGCTGAAGTCAAGGACAACCCAATTATTTATGCGTGTTCCTTGCACTAGTGACCTTCTAACCAGGTTCCAATCCAAATTTTCGGATTGAAAAATATTTCTCTTCTTAATTCCTTTCTTGCCTAGCCTCAACTCAGGTGGCTGAATGAGACGTCCACGTACAGTGGTCATACTAGTGTTGACTTCAATTTTAAAGCTTTTAGCGATTTCTCCACTGCCAATAGGACATTATAAAAAAACAGAACCAGTATTAGCTGACTGAATCCACATACCACTATCATATGCTAATAGTATTATTGCCACCATATTCTAATACCATGAACTCATATTTCATCTATTAAAACAACTCACCCTGTTCATCCCAACCAATTAGCTAGCTATTGAAGAGGGCTTCAATAGGAAATAATACGAGTGACAAAgtgcataaaataataataataataataataataataatcaaaactgCAAAACTTTTACATATGCCAGATACAAAGCCAGGGCCACAAAAACGAAGATCATTAAATTAGCCATTATATAAGTAAACAATCTGTGGTAAAAATAGTAATCATGACATAACTAATTAGCTATATTTCGGTTacatttagttatttttaaacaAACTTTCTGAGGTGTCCAAGTTCTTGAAGAccaatgtgtatatatataggaGAAGCTCATTATTCTAAGGATGAGGAGAGAAAGCTGAGAAGAGTGCTCTGGTTTTTCAGATTGAAGAGGTTCATCAAGAAGTTCTAATACATAAGGTTTCGACTCAGAGAATTCTTAGAAGAGTTGAGTGAATTCTTGTATGAGTGTGTGAGGAAATCTTTGTATAGTGAGGAGTTCATTCTTGAGTGAAAATCGGAGAGATTTTGGGAGGCTTAGTAATCTACTGGCTTTCTTGTTTAAAGGATTGGTGTTTTTCGGACCAATTTGGAGCTGTTGTAACAGAGGTGTAACATTTGCCAAATATCAATAAAACCCTTGGGGAAAGCTGGATGTAGGCTAACTATT
It encodes the following:
- the LOC133800504 gene encoding putative E3 ubiquitin-protein ligase LIN isoform X1, which translates into the protein MASSLSELLADEGFQRGSRRRLEPRHNRDRIAPPENEPNAPLPLYICQGGGDHDRMIRRRRSSSYNHSTSSKKNGEKSLVGSGSSVFSSKRVGSVSERSNSKTSVSECSRREEEPLVDDVAARAVVSILSGYVGRYIKDVTFRENVREKCTSCLVRRKMDLDDGIFANLKLGFESVDKLMEDKGNRKEIRMKTVRNAVQLFSTVAALNTKKTKNGLSCGIPNSHLSSCAQFYLAIVYKIEKHDRTSARHLLRAFCDSPFLARTHLAPDLWEHFFLPHLLHLKVWYTKELDYLRDFDYGNKEKKMKALSEVYNDHMDKGTVEFAFYYKKWLKVGLKSPAVPQVPLPERPYNKSSRRSMDSSSTQSSINNLYRAVFGSIAEGQSSNDDNRNGDLKGLWGLVEEENQCADKDNYNNIGSFLHGNHSSRRSSCQLERNQKSETWRDTQKPDKFRLITCQNTVAVQIECLLNGNSLSKNSSVRKKEENTYLPTNLSRAIASICSSKSLRECEVAIRVITKAWLDSNLDPVIEAALSKLPAIEGMLEVLFASDDDEVLELVISILAELVVKNEMNRLIVLNSDAQLEIFMRHLRSNSLFLKAAVLLYLSKPKAKQMISVEWAPLVLRVIEFGDQMQTLFTIQCRPIVAAFYLLDQLLTGFDEDRNLDNARQVVSLGGLSLLASKIERGDAVERTNAAVFLLCCIRADGSCRNYLADSLNIDYVLELIVLECHKNPSGSAFSLLMELLCLSRRTQIHTILDRLKDGWGGLNTMHIFFVHLQKVPLEERPLVAVILLQLDILGGLSKCSIYREEAVEAIIAALDCQACHEKVQEQSAKALLMLGGRFSYTGEASIESWLLEQAGFHECSTSGNSYQRPENREKEDAAEKWQRKAASVFFKSGNKRLLAALSDCIMNGIPCLARASLITVSWMCILHLIKDENMQTMAWSVLVPQLVASLDFDKDVEERVLASFSLLNLTKSSEECKSMLLSTEKGQLVSHLKHLRLVTWTAEELLMIISS
- the LOC133800504 gene encoding putative E3 ubiquitin-protein ligase LIN isoform X2 is translated as MASSLSELLADEGFQRGSRRRLEPRHNRDRIAPPENEPNAPLPLYICQGGGDHDRMIRRRRSSSYNHSTSSKKNGEKSLVGSGSSVFSSKRVGSVSERSNSKTSVSECSRREEEPLVDDVAARAVVSILSGYVGRYIKDVTFRENVREKCTSCLVRRKMDLDDGIFANLKLGFESVDKLMEDKGNRKEIRMKTVRNAVQLFSTVAALNTKKTKNGLSCGIPNSHLSSCAQFYLAIVYKIEKHDRTSARHLLRAFCDSPFLARTHLAPDLWEHFFLPHLLHLKVWYTKELDYLRDFDYGNKEKKMKALSEVYNDHMDKGTVEFAFYYKKWLKVGLKSPAVPQVPLPERPYNKSSRRSMDSSSTQSSINNLYRAVFGSIAEGQSSNDDNRNGDLKGLWGLVEEENQCADKDNYNNIGSFLHGNHSSRRSSCQLERNQKSETWRDTQKPDKFRLITCQNTVAVQIECLLNGNSLSKNSSVRKKEENTYLPTNLSRAIASICSSKSLRECEVAIRVITKAWLDSNLDPVIEAALSKLPAIEGMLEVLFASDDDEVLELVISILAELVVKNEMNRLIVLNSDAQLEIFMRHLRSNSLFLKAAVLLYLSKPKAKQMISVEWAPLVLRVIEFGDQMQTLFTIQCRPIVAAFYLLDQLLTGFDEDRNLDNARQVVSLGGLSLLASKIERGDAVERTNAAVFLLCCIRADGSCRNYLADSLNIDYVLELIVLECHKNPSGSAFSLLMELLCLSRRTQIHTILDRLKDGWGGLNTMHIFFVHLQKVPLEERPLVAVILLQLDILFPHGVAVLCRGVFQSAASTEKKQLKQL
- the LOC133800504 gene encoding putative E3 ubiquitin-protein ligase LIN isoform X3; protein product: MASSLSELLADEGFQRGSRRRLEPRHNRDRIAPPENEPNAPLPLYICQGGGDHDRMIRRRRSSSYNHSTSSKKNGEKSLVGSGSSVFSSKRVGSVSERSNSKTSVSECSRREEEPLVDDVAARAVVSILSGYVGRYIKDVTFRENVREKCTSCLVRRKMDLDDGIFANLKLGFESVDKLMEDKGNRKEIRMKTVRNAVQLFSTVAALNTKKTKNGLSCGIPNSHLSSCAQFYLAIVYKIEKHDRTSARHLLRAFCDSPFLARTHLAPDLWEHFFLPHLLHLKVWYTKELDYLRDFDYGNKEKKMKALSEVYNDHMDKGTVEFAFYYKKWLKVGLKSPAVPQVPLPERPYNKSSRRSMDSSSTQSSINNLYRAVFGSIAEGQSSNDDNRNGDLKGLWGLVEEENQCADKDNYNNIGSFLHGNHSSRRSSCQLERNQKSETWRDTQKPDKFRLITCQNTVAVQIECLLNGNSLSKNSSVRKKEENTYLPTNLSRAIASICSSKSLRECEVAIRVITKAWLDSNLDPVIEAALSKLPAIEGMLEVLFASDDDEVLELVISILAELVVKNEMNRLIVLNSDAQLEIFMRHLRSNSLFLKAAVLLYLSKPKAKQMISVEWAPLVLRVIEFGDQMQTLFTIQCRPIVAAFYLLDQLLTGFDEDRNLDNARQVVSLGGLSLLASKIERGDAVERTNAAVFLLCCIRADGSCRNYLADSLNIDYVLELIVLECHKNPSGSAFSLLMELLCLSRRTQIHTILDRLKDGWGGLNTMHIFFVHLQKVPLEERPLVAVILLQLDILFCAGGSFKVQHLQRRSS